Proteins encoded by one window of Nocardia goodfellowii:
- a CDS encoding DUF6119 family protein, producing the protein MELSIFKIPRNSLEALRARLQDNGYTLIRAYADSGWDSEFWFEEGEDAVMGWVKRYESFFQNREVPTRKEHAGLHIFHHDSSCYAVSYGSGHHQARSLCDYEFGLDLAKRIANERDVKQTGTKRSHSVRRRESRVYRSHTYLDIEGGESIDQIRAAIIASKREMYGSVGSFSAAAALSPPIDIPGIPAFLSAIETELKNPEQFSLPREKPVKDKQLLAVLDDLLLDAILGVGDQGEFATNSLDLCDADLNSLFGKPGKYDLKARHKKSMLFPEKGFDHDLTVADLRLYISSRQLTRDEVFAIEITRFTDGGDWYKPHLTLKQALEYTVDSHRATLSGGVWKQFNQDYLAFIDKYVREIKVEPTEEIFEVLTGTEPSFNDSNQVGGAGYKKADKDFSLAVIASGTPVEAWDLSLEKTVFAVKFGTAQKLGYVCDQATTVLELIRNNATVTDLAKPERYCLWLGYKAKKLPANIADIKSVILKQKIADWAKLCLDVGVVPVIKLSRHAGSDPTLSF; encoded by the coding sequence ATGGAACTGAGCATCTTCAAGATCCCACGAAATTCGTTGGAGGCACTTCGCGCACGTCTCCAAGACAACGGCTATACGTTGATCCGCGCATACGCTGACAGTGGATGGGATTCGGAATTCTGGTTCGAGGAGGGCGAGGATGCCGTTATGGGGTGGGTGAAGCGGTACGAGTCGTTCTTCCAGAACCGGGAAGTTCCCACCAGGAAGGAGCATGCGGGCCTGCACATCTTCCACCACGACTCCTCGTGCTACGCCGTGTCCTATGGATCAGGCCACCACCAGGCCCGGTCGCTGTGTGACTACGAGTTCGGTCTCGACTTAGCCAAACGGATCGCCAACGAACGCGATGTCAAGCAAACCGGGACGAAGCGGTCCCACAGCGTCAGGAGGAGGGAGAGCCGGGTCTACCGGTCGCACACCTACCTCGACATCGAGGGCGGCGAGTCGATCGACCAGATCCGTGCGGCGATCATCGCATCGAAGCGGGAAATGTACGGCTCGGTCGGCAGTTTCAGCGCCGCTGCCGCCCTGTCCCCGCCTATCGACATACCAGGAATCCCCGCGTTTCTGTCGGCTATCGAGACGGAACTGAAAAACCCGGAACAGTTCAGTCTGCCCCGGGAAAAACCGGTGAAGGACAAGCAACTGCTGGCCGTACTGGACGACCTCCTCCTCGATGCTATTCTCGGAGTCGGCGACCAGGGTGAATTCGCCACAAATAGCTTGGATCTGTGCGATGCCGACTTAAACTCCCTGTTTGGAAAGCCCGGGAAATATGACCTGAAAGCTCGCCACAAGAAGTCGATGCTGTTCCCGGAGAAGGGTTTCGACCACGACCTCACCGTCGCAGACCTCCGCCTTTACATAAGTTCCCGACAACTGACGCGCGACGAAGTATTCGCCATAGAGATCACACGGTTTACGGACGGCGGTGACTGGTACAAGCCGCACCTAACCTTGAAACAGGCCCTGGAATACACGGTCGACTCGCACAGGGCGACACTGTCCGGCGGGGTCTGGAAGCAATTCAACCAGGACTACCTGGCTTTCATCGATAAGTACGTGCGGGAAATCAAGGTCGAGCCGACCGAGGAGATTTTCGAGGTGCTTACCGGAACAGAACCGTCATTCAATGATTCCAATCAGGTCGGCGGGGCGGGTTACAAGAAGGCCGACAAGGATTTCAGTCTGGCGGTTATCGCGTCCGGAACACCGGTCGAAGCGTGGGACCTGAGCCTCGAAAAGACCGTGTTCGCCGTTAAGTTCGGCACCGCACAGAAGCTCGGCTATGTCTGCGACCAGGCGACAACGGTCCTGGAACTCATCCGGAACAATGCCACCGTCACCGACCTAGCCAAACCTGAACGATACTGCCTGTGGCTCGGCTACAAGGCGAAGAAGCTGCCCGCCAACATCGCCGACATCAAATCGGTCATCCTGAAGCAGAAGATTGCCGACTGGGCGAAGCTGTGCCTCGACGTCGGAGTTGTCCCGGTCATCAAACTGAGTAGGCACGCCGGAAGCGACCCGACGCTGAGCTTCTAG
- a CDS encoding ATP-dependent DNA ligase, which produces MVDDEIVVFGPNGLPSFSAMQPRIHQRNPAAVQALAATSPATYVIFDLLHIGGRSLIQLPYQQRRAVLEQIGLQGPLWRISPRLTGRGRPARRIGAGGAGGAVVARLTADISRYRSRWNAILFEAG; this is translated from the coding sequence GTGGTCGATGACGAGATCGTGGTGTTCGGGCCCAACGGCCTGCCGTCGTTCTCGGCGATGCAGCCCCGTATCCATCAACGCAACCCTGCCGCCGTGCAGGCACTAGCCGCGACCTCGCCCGCCACCTACGTCATCTTCGATCTTCTCCACATCGGAGGCCGCTCGCTGATCCAGCTCCCGTATCAGCAGCGGCGCGCCGTGCTTGAGCAGATCGGTCTGCAAGGTCCGCTTTGGCGGATTTCTCCGCGCCTGACCGGCCGTGGCCGACCTGCTCGCCGAATCGGCGCGGGTGGGGCTGGAGGGGCTGTTGTAGCCAGGCTTACCGCCGACATTTCCCGTTACCGATCCCGGTGGAATGCGATACTTTTCGAGGCGGGGTAG
- a CDS encoding nuclear transport factor 2 family protein, which produces MVDLDHASGLEAGRMTNNVASSDRLRHTLLILALPLALPAAACSTSATATEEDPTRRQLRELLDRQAIHALVDRLATTVDEGRFDMFTTIYTTDVTAKSPGGEAQGRDAVIALASRNHSNERRELHYISNVQIDLAGDRAAVRANTIFAIVPTATVAGRMAPEPVFTSGGPYRFDAVRTPEGWRFSRVETAPVWTTGTLPS; this is translated from the coding sequence ATGGTTGACCTTGACCATGCGTCAGGGTTGGAGGCTGGCCGCATGACTAACAACGTCGCTTCCTCTGACCGACTCCGCCATACACTCCTGATCCTCGCGTTGCCATTGGCGCTGCCGGCCGCCGCATGCTCGACCAGCGCCACCGCGACCGAGGAGGATCCCACTCGGCGTCAACTGCGGGAACTGCTGGACCGTCAGGCGATCCATGCCTTGGTCGACCGCCTCGCAACCACCGTCGACGAAGGCCGATTCGACATGTTCACCACGATCTACACCACCGACGTGACGGCCAAGTCTCCCGGCGGTGAGGCGCAGGGACGTGACGCCGTGATCGCGCTGGCCAGCCGGAACCATTCGAACGAACGACGAGAGTTGCACTACATCAGCAACGTGCAGATCGACTTGGCGGGCGACCGGGCGGCGGTCCGGGCGAACACAATCTTCGCGATTGTTCCGACCGCCACCGTTGCCGGCAGGATGGCCCCGGAACCGGTATTCACATCGGGAGGGCCCTACCGATTCGATGCCGTCCGCACCCCCGAAGGCTGGCGATTCTCACGCGTGGAAACCGCGCCTGTCTGGACCACGGGCACTCTGCCGTCCTGA